A genome region from Thermoanaerobacterium xylanolyticum LX-11 includes the following:
- the pyrR gene encoding bifunctional pyr operon transcriptional regulator/uracil phosphoribosyltransferase PyrR has product MNYKAEIMDEKAIDRALIRISHEIVEKNKGIEDIVLVGIMRRGVPLANRLAKYIERIEGVRPPIGSLDITLYRDDLTTKLEQPIVKKKDIGVNVVGKIVVLVDDVIYTGRTVRAAMDAVIDLGRPKSIQLAELIDRGHRELPIRPDYVGKNVPTSKSEIVSVMLEEIDNANKVVIIE; this is encoded by the coding sequence TTGAATTATAAAGCTGAGATAATGGACGAAAAAGCAATTGACAGAGCTTTAATTCGAATTTCACATGAGATTGTAGAAAAGAATAAAGGCATTGAAGACATTGTATTAGTTGGCATAATGCGTAGAGGTGTGCCTCTTGCAAATAGACTTGCCAAGTATATTGAACGCATCGAAGGTGTAAGACCTCCTATAGGTTCATTGGATATTACTTTATATAGAGATGATTTAACTACGAAATTAGAGCAGCCAATCGTCAAAAAAAAGGACATAGGAGTAAATGTAGTTGGGAAAATTGTTGTTTTAGTAGATGATGTAATATATACAGGAAGGACTGTAAGGGCCGCTATGGATGCTGTCATAGATTTAGGGAGACCTAAGTCAATACAGTTGGCAGAACTCATTGATAGGGGACATAGGGAACTTCCCATACGACCTGATTATGTCGGAAAAAATGTGCCTACATCAAAGAGCGAAATTGTAAGTGTCATGCTTGAGGAAATTGATAATGCAAATAAAGTTGTAATAATAGAATAA
- a CDS encoding AIR synthase family protein, which translates to MKEGKVPTDILSKLIYTNLGVKRNEVAVHAGIGEDCSVIEFGQYAAVLSTDPITASNNLSGYLSVIISCNDIASCGAKPIGVLETILLPIGSDEESLNKIVQEIDRGAKELNIEVLGGHSEVTSSVNKAIISTTAIGVCSKDKFIKTSGAKLNDDVIVTKSVGIEGTFIVVNDYYEKLSNHISKSVLDSAKSFITDLSVVKEGLIAAECGVNCMHDITEGGILGAAFEIAEASNMGIEIFSDLIPVRNETKIICDYFNLDPFKLISSGSMIITSSNGKKIVDELKKQNIDATIVGKITKSGKYLIDGNKKIEINPPTSDEIYNIL; encoded by the coding sequence ATGAAAGAAGGAAAAGTTCCAACAGACATTTTATCAAAACTCATATACACCAACTTAGGCGTAAAGCGAAACGAAGTAGCTGTACATGCAGGTATAGGAGAAGATTGTAGCGTTATTGAATTTGGCCAGTATGCGGCTGTTTTGTCTACAGATCCCATAACTGCCTCAAATAACTTAAGCGGATACTTATCTGTAATTATTTCATGCAATGACATTGCATCATGTGGTGCAAAACCCATAGGCGTACTTGAAACCATTTTGCTGCCAATAGGTTCTGATGAAGAATCATTGAACAAAATCGTGCAGGAAATAGATAGAGGAGCCAAAGAGCTTAACATTGAAGTTCTTGGCGGTCATAGCGAAGTCACATCTTCCGTAAATAAAGCAATAATATCGACTACTGCTATCGGTGTATGTAGCAAAGACAAATTCATTAAAACAAGCGGTGCTAAATTAAATGATGACGTAATAGTTACCAAATCAGTAGGTATTGAAGGAACCTTCATAGTGGTCAACGATTACTATGAAAAGCTATCAAATCATATTTCTAAATCGGTTTTAGACAGCGCGAAAAGCTTTATTACAGATTTAAGTGTAGTAAAAGAGGGTTTAATTGCAGCTGAATGTGGTGTAAATTGTATGCATGATATTACCGAAGGCGGGATATTAGGCGCAGCCTTTGAAATCGCAGAAGCATCAAATATGGGAATTGAAATTTTCAGTGATTTAATTCCTGTAAGGAATGAGACTAAAATTATCTGCGATTACTTTAACTTAGATCCATTTAAGCTTATCTCAAGTGGCTCGATGATTATTACGTCATCAAATGGTAAAAAAATAGTAGATGAATTGAAAAAGCAAAATATCGATGCAACAATAGTCGGTAAGATTACAAAAAGCGGAAAATATCTTATAGATGGCAATAAAAAAATAGAAATAAATCCGCCGACTTCCGATGAGATATATAATATT